In the genome of Candidatus Poribacteria bacterium, the window TTGAGTAGTTCAATTGAGGTTTCAGCCATTATTGCATTCCTTTGGCAATTGTGCTATAATTTCGTAATATTATAGCAGGGTTAATGTTTTGTGACAACTTTTAATGCCTTACGGAAAGCACAATAGATATAGAAAGACTCTAATATTCACACGAAATTAGTAGGCATTATACAACAAATTTCATGAAAATACCGAATGCAGAACGTGCTATCGTGGACATTCGTAAATTGCGGGATTACTGTCTCAACTCTCAGAATGATACGGGTAAACATAAAGCACATCTATTTTATCTAGCACTCGGTATAACTGTTGATGATGCTGATGCCCTACGCGACATCTTGTTACAAGCAGTCAAAACAAGCGAGGCGCAAGTAGGACGACAGGACATCTATGGGCAACGCTATAGAATTGATTTTCCACTGACTTGGAAAAATAGACACGCGATAATTCGGAGTGGCTGGATTATTGATCCAGATTCAGATGCTCCCAGATTGCTAACCGCTTATCCATTGTAACACCCGGAGGAAATAGACTGTGAAAACCAAATTTTTTGCGGACGCTGTGAACATAGGAAATTTGCCTGAGTACCATCTAAAACAAGAAAACGTTAAAAAGAAAATTAAACTTTTTGATGTCGTAGCACTCACGCATGATTTGCCCGAACTCAATCTGCGGCGTGGGCAAGTTGGTACAGTCGTTGAGATACTGTCAAACGGTGATGCTTTTGAAGTTGAATTTAGTGATCGTGACGGTCGCACCTACGAATCCCTCGGGTTTCGTGCCTCACAACTGATGGTTCTCCATCATGAACCGATGCAGGCACAGGTCGACTCTACGCCTGCACAACTCATCGCGGATTGAGTTTTGCTCTGGTCAATGCCTCACACAGATTGAAATCAACTATCGTAGAGGATTATATGGATAAAATCATTCGGAAACTTACAAATATGGAAGCGTGGATTGAGTTCAATTCGCCGCCGGCTGAATCCAAGACGAACGCTGAGCTCATGAGATTCGTTGTAGAAGTTATGAACCGGTGTTTGTACCTGCTCAGGGTAGGTGTTGCTGCAGCACCGGATGCAGAAACAGCTAACACAGGGTACGCCAAGCCCCAGGCAATAATTGTGGGATATATGGTGCAACTCACGAAATTATATGAAGGCGCGCTTATCCAGATTTGTGGGGGCCAACCTGAACTCACCCGCCTCTTTTCCGCTCCTATCCTTGAAGTTGCGCGAAACATGGAGGCTCTTATCATGTCAAGCGAGCAGTTCGACTATAGTTCCATTTCGGATTCGTATCCATCCGAGCAAAAGATGTTTCGAGAACTGGAAGGTAAAGTTAAAAAGCATCTACTCACACCGGAAGGCCCCGATTGCATTCATAGAGAGTGGCATGATATCCGCTCATATTATCTTACGCAAAAAGGCGACTCCTACGCACCGGACTTGAGTCCCGGTAAACCCGATCCAAGATTAGGATGTCAGTTGACGCAAATATGCCTTGAAACCCTCTTCGTCTATTTAAAGTGGAATAGATCTGATCCTGATGCCTTAATAACATCTGTAGCCGTGAAACTACGCGAACTTAACGCAGCTCTTGGCGAGGCACATGAAAACACACTTGGCGAATGACTTGTATCAAATCTAATTAGAGCGGACGCATCCTGATCGTGAGTGGGTAATCACTGACGAGACGTTTAATGACATAATCGATGAGGCATTTATATCGGAGCCGAATGTGCTGCGTGAGATATTTGGCGGACACATAAAAACAGAGGAATTGTAAAACGAAAATTCTTATTATTGCGTAAGGAAAACTTATGAAGCGTTTTTTTATTTTAGGTTTGGTTCTAACTTTCTGCGTGTACTTCACAACAGCAGCATTTGCGCAATTTTCGACACCTCAAAGTTCGGGACAATTGTCTCTGCCCATCGGTGCGAAAGCGCATTTGGGTAAAGGCGGTGTTAGCCGCATGCAATACTCACCGGATAACAAGCATCTTGCTGTTGCGACACGGTCAGGCATTGTCTGGATTTATGAAACCGAAACGCATGAACCTGTCTCCGTTTTAGAAGGACATCCAGGGCAAGTTTACGATGTAGCATTCAGTTCGGATAGCAAACGGATGCTTTCAGGGGTAGACAACGAAGGGCTTGCCTATCTGTGGGATACACAGACGTGGCAACTTTTGTATACATTCCGTACAACTTCAGATAGGCCTTTTAGTATTCAGGGAGGGTTGTGGTTCAGTGCTGATGAGACAGCTGTCATGATGCAGAATTGGTTTGATAAGTCTGTAGATGTCTATGATATAGAAACCGGCGCGCATCTCGAAAATATCCCGATAGCCGCAGCCGAACCGTTAATCCCGCCTATGCCTGCTCCTCCCCCATTTTTAGAGGCGGATGGCACAAATCAGATGATAGCATACCCTACACCGAGTTTCCATTCACCCACATTTGCGGATGCCGATGAGACCCTCTGGCGTCGCGTTCCGAATAGCGATATGATTGCGGCGTGGGAAAACCCGTACGGAGACCCGGCCGTTTCGCTTCGTTTTTTTAACGTCAATACAGGTGAATTCCGCTACGAGGTAATATGTTGTTTAATCAACTACCCGGGTCGAGATTATGACACACTTTATGTATTTAGTGATGTCGCATTTTCGCCGGATGGACGACACGTTGCGATCGCTGGTGAAGAGGGGACGGTCCGTATTTTTGATATTCACAATAGAAATACCGTCATTGAAGAAGGGCCTACACACATCACAGTTTCTCCCTTCCCCCGTCCTGTCGCCGTCATTGATGGACATACCCGCAATGTTACGAGTATCGCATTTTCGCCGGATGGCGAAACGCTTGCAACGGATTCCACGATGGCAACATTATGGGATGTTGACACACAGACACTGTTATGGCGACTCCCTGGCGGGGACGGGCTGGGGAGCATAGCATTTTCACCCGATGGACTCCTGGCACTCCCCGGCAAGAGAGGCACTGTGAGTTTTATGGATGTCAATACCCGGCTGCCGGTGCGAACGATTCATGCGGGTTATGATGTGCTCTTTTCTCCCGACATGAAAATCTACGCAGACATCCGAGACGGTCGGATACATCTTGTGGACACTGACACTGGTAGGTTTGTACATGAACTCAGTACGCCGCTGACACCAACGAGTGGTCACCCAGTACATATTTCAGTGATGGCGTTTAGTCCAGATAGTCGGATGCTGGCAGGTGGAGGTTTCACCTCAATATTTATCTATGATGTTCAAACAGGTGAACAATTACATTTCCTAGATACTGGATCTAGTGGAGTTCAACTTCTCAGTCTCGCTTTTTCACCCGATGGACGTATACTCGCAAGTGGTGACAATAAAAGCATCATACGTTTATGGGAGACAACAAGTGGAACACTCCGACGCACGATTCTCGATAAACGCAAGGCATCTACCGATGCATGGGACAATACACCTTCAGAGTTACGTTCGATTCCAAATGTCTATCTCAATGATGTGGCGAGCCTGGCGTTTTCGCCGGATGGCACTGTGTTGGTGAGTGGGGATCTCTCCGGTCACATCGACTTTTGGGATGTCGAGAGTGGTGCGCATTTACAGAGACTTTATGCATATAGAAATCGTGTGGTCGATTTAGCGTTCTCGCCGGATGGCAACACCCTCGCGAGTGCTGCTGACGATATCGTGCTGCTATGGGAATACGATCCGCTGAGCTTCACAACGCACCCTGATGACCCCAGAGATGTCAATGATGATGGTGTCATCAACATCTTAGACCTCGTGAGCGTTGCCGAAGCGATTGGTAAATCTGGGTATCCTATTCATGCAGATGTTAATGGTGATCGTGTTATCAACATCTTAGACCTCGTGAGCGTTGCCGGTGGTTTCTAAGAATCGCGAGCACAGCTCGCTCCTACAAGAGGAGGGTGGTCTGTAGGCGAACAGATTGAGTTTCGCTCTGGTCAACGCCC includes:
- a CDS encoding DUF4926 domain-containing protein, coding for MKLFDVVALTHDLPELNLRRGQVGTVVEILSNGDAFEVEFSDRDGRTYESLGFRASQLMVLHHEPMQAQVDSTPAQLIAD
- a CDS encoding dockerin type I domain-containing protein; amino-acid sequence: MKRFFILGLVLTFCVYFTTAAFAQFSTPQSSGQLSLPIGAKAHLGKGGVSRMQYSPDNKHLAVATRSGIVWIYETETHEPVSVLEGHPGQVYDVAFSSDSKRMLSGVDNEGLAYLWDTQTWQLLYTFRTTSDRPFSIQGGLWFSADETAVMMQNWFDKSVDVYDIETGAHLENIPIAAAEPLIPPMPAPPPFLEADGTNQMIAYPTPSFHSPTFADADETLWRRVPNSDMIAAWENPYGDPAVSLRFFNVNTGEFRYEVICCLINYPGRDYDTLYVFSDVAFSPDGRHVAIAGEEGTVRIFDIHNRNTVIEEGPTHITVSPFPRPVAVIDGHTRNVTSIAFSPDGETLATDSTMATLWDVDTQTLLWRLPGGDGLGSIAFSPDGLLALPGKRGTVSFMDVNTRLPVRTIHAGYDVLFSPDMKIYADIRDGRIHLVDTDTGRFVHELSTPLTPTSGHPVHISVMAFSPDSRMLAGGGFTSIFIYDVQTGEQLHFLDTGSSGVQLLSLAFSPDGRILASGDNKSIIRLWETTSGTLRRTILDKRKASTDAWDNTPSELRSIPNVYLNDVASLAFSPDGTVLVSGDLSGHIDFWDVESGAHLQRLYAYRNRVVDLAFSPDGNTLASAADDIVLLWEYDPLSFTTHPDDPRDVNDDGVINILDLVSVAEAIGKSGYPIHADVNGDRVINILDLVSVAGGF